In one Cercospora beticola chromosome 1, complete sequence genomic region, the following are encoded:
- a CDS encoding uncharacterized protein (SMCOG1169:sugar transport protein~antiSMASH:Cluster_5), which yields MAIAKKLGNLVGDKKMQVVAFSSTAIALYGYDQGMMSLINTNNDYLRTMGISSSSPQVGVIVSVYYLGCALGAVLFSWFANARGRKPALFGSLATASLGNFIMFIAGLGFEHSQPAPLIVMYIGRIVMGLGVGGVDSVVPVYSSELSSDDSRGKALAQEFQANIFGLNMAFAINLALTVYLGKENEWAWRIPIVAMQVYPLALLVFIYWLPESPRWFVHHDRTEDATKSLKEIVGEDDAQKKCDELVQASKDESDSKVGYKEMFTPGHTQFHPTMITIMGQVNQALTGYGAVSVYGPQIFEQLGYGVRLSEYLTMANFISYFILMTLAWVLIDALGRRTVMLYGSGTMTLCFLLLAVFGGLSRYHEDLHIHVNAVAIPGIVALFVATGAFGIGWLTPVWLIPTEIFPTAARAHGTAVSVIIWGLANFTITLITPILFNNLYFYIYLIFAGTNLIAGTWTYLYSPETGGRSFEENQEFFEDAKSEGTWRVSKVDKGEFRYLPYPKPDGEVGESQPLLRRVRDQVTS from the exons ATGGCGATTGCGAAGAAGTTGGGCAATTTGGTGGGGGATAAGAAGATGCAG GTcgtcgccttctcctccaccgccatcgCCCTCTATGGCTACGATCAAGGCATGATGTCcctcatcaacaccaacaacgATTACCTCCGCACAATGGGaatctcctcatcctcaccacAAGTCGGTGTCATCGTCTCAGTCTACTATCTCGGCTGTGCCCTCGGCGCCGTCCTCTTCAGTTGGTTCGCGAACGCCCGTGGCCGGAAACCTGCCCTCTTCGGATCCCTCGCCACTGCATCTCTTGGTAACTTCATCATGTTTATCGCTGGACTTGGATTCGAGCATTCGCAGCCTGCGCCGCTGATTGTCATGTATATTGGACGTATTGTCATGGGGTTGGGTGTTGGGGGTGTGGATTCTGTTGTGCCGGTGTATAGTTCGGAATTATCGTCCGATGATTCGAGAGGAAAGGCTTTGGCACAGGAATTTCAGGCGAATATCTTTGGACTCAACATGGCATTTGCGATCAATTTGGCGCTGACAGTGTACTTGGGCAAGGAGAATGAGTGGGCTTGGAGGATACCGATTGTTGCGATGCAGGTTTATCCTTTGGCGCTGCTGGTGTTTATTTATTGGTTGCCGGAGA GTCCGAGATGGTTTGTGCATCATGACAGAACAGAAGATGCCACAAAATCGCTCAAGGAGATCgttggcgaagatgatgcgcaAAAGAAATGTGATGAGCTTGTTCAGGCCTCCAAGGACGAGAGCGACAGCAAAGTTGGATACAAGGAGATGTTCACGCCAGGACATACGCAATTCCATCCAACT ATGATCACAATCATGGGCCAAGTCAACCAAGCACTAACAGGCTACGGCGCAGTCAGCGTCTACGGCCCTCAAATCTTCGAGCAACTAGGCTACGGAGTACGGTTGTCGGAGTATCTAACAATGGCCAACTTCATTTCCTACTTCATCCTGATGACTCTCGCCTGGGTTCTCATCGATGCTCTCGGACGACGGACCGTGATGCTCTACGGCTCTGGGACAATGACCCTCTGCTTCCTGCTCTTGGCCGTGTTCGGAGGTCTCTCACGATACCACGAAGATCTCCACATCCACGTCAACGCCGTTGCAATTCCAGGAATCGTAGCGTTGTTCGTCGCGACTGGAGCTTTCGGTATTGGGTGGTTAACACCAGTCTGGCTTATTCCGACGGAAATATTCCCTACTGCGGCGCGTGCACATGGCACGGCAGTTTCAGTCATCATCTGGGGCCTCGCAAATTTCACGATAACCCTCATAACCCCGATCCTCTTCAACAACCTCTACTTCTACATCTACCTCATTTTCGCCGGCACCAACTTGATCGCCGGGACCTGGACGTATCTATACTCGCCTGAAACAGGTGGGAGAAGTTTCGAGGAGAATCAAGAGTTCTTTGAAGATGCGAAGTCGGAAGGCACGTGGCGTGTGTCGAAGGTCGATAAGGGCGAGTTTAGATATTTGCCGTATCCGAAACCGGATGGGGAAGTTGGAGAGAGTCAGCCGTTGTTGAGAAGGGTGAGGGATCAGGTCACTTCTTAA
- a CDS encoding uncharacterized protein (antiSMASH:Cluster_5) → MFFTRKLLATVPFLLLTASAAPQDSAAAAAPPSRPAVSSTNCNGKTYVYEELAGYGFVEDNARDRFGDTIGGIGSSIAVDRRSWVRLPGNRYTGLLYALPDRGWNTEGTLNYQNRIHKFLITFQPNASASVSSPAPPNLQFRYLDTILLTDPAGNPAVGLDGGAMGPYLTYPGYNFSFPSANYTGDGFGGAGSGGYRLVIDAEGLALGSDGTYWISDEYGDYTYNFSPSGRMIGAIRPPDAFIPQRNGAQSFSSDNAPRYNPDLRPTPRNPTSGRANNQGLEGLSINPQGTKLYALTQSALRQDSGSGNPSTRNARFLIFDISGRNRRSPRLEAEYVVQLNNVRPGDATSNVARQSEIHYISPTQFLVLARDSNAGRGAASTTSVYRQVDVFDISRATNIVGTYDSTTGSVAPGGVLLPNVTPAQYCSWLDYNVNSQLNRFGVRNGGDQSDGLLNEKWESLALLPVNPLNQGSDGEFYILSFSDNDFITQDGYLKGGEFRYSDASGFSLENQALIFKVRIPRGERPLIG, encoded by the exons ATGTTCTTCACTCGCAAGTTGTTGGCCACCGTGCCGTTCCTCTTGCTCACTGCATCTGCGGCTCCGCAAGATTctgcggcagctgcagctccaccGAGCAGGCCCGCTGTCAGCTCGACGAACTGCAATGGCAAGACATATGTCTATGAAGAGCTAGCTGGATACGGCTTCGTGGAAGACAACGCGAGAGATCGATTTGGTGATACCATTGGTGGTATCGGGTCGAGTATTGCTGTGGATAGACG GTCTTGGGTCCGTCTTCCAGGCAACCGGTACACCGGACTTCTCTACGCACTGCCAGATCGCGGATGGAACACGGAGGGCACACTGAACTACCAGAACCGCATCCACAAGTTCTTGATCACTTTCCAGCCCAACGCTTCAGCATCAGTCTCGAGCCCTGCGCCACCAAACCTGCAATTCAGGTACCTCGATACTATCCTCCTCACAGATCCTGCTGGCAACCCAGCTGTAGGTCTCGATGGCGGCGCCATGGGACCATACCTCACCTACCCAGGCTATAACTTCTCCTTCCCCTCAGCAAACTACACTGGCGACGGCTTCGGTGGAGCCGGATCAGGTGGCTATCGGCTTGTGATTGACGCCGAAGGCCTTGCACTTGGCAGTGACGGCACTTACTGGATTAGCGACGAGTATGGCGACTACACTTACAACTTCTCTCCTTCTGGCCGCATGATCGGTGCCATCCGTCCCCCAGATGCTTTCATCCCGCAGCGTAACGGAGCTCAATCTTTCAGCTCTGATAACGCCCCACGATACAACCCAGACCTTCGCCCCACTCCACGCAACCCTACTAGCGGCCGGGCCAACAATCAAGGCCTGGAAGGACTGAGCATCAACCCACAAGGCACAAAGCTTTACGCCCTCACACAATCCGCTCTTCGTCAAGACAGCGGCTCTGGCAACCCTTCGACCCGCAATGCCCGCTTTCTCATCTTCGACATCTCAGGTCGTAACCGACGCTCTCCTCGTCTCGAAGCCGAATACGTCGTGCAACTCAACAACGTCCGTCCCGGTGACGCAACCTCCAACGTGGCTCGTCAAAGTGAGATCCACTACATCAGCCCAACACAGTTCCTTGTCCTGGCCCGTGACTCCAACGCCGGCCGCGGAGCAGCAAGCACCACCAGTGTCTACCGCCaggtcgatgtcttcgacaTCTCTCGCGCGACAAATATCGTTGGAACATACGATTCTACCACAGGCTCCGTTGCTCCTGGTGGCGTGCTTCTACCAAATGTCACTCCCGCCCAGTACTGCTCTTGGTTGGACTATAATGTCAACAGCCAGTTGAATCGATTCGGAGTCAGGAATGGTGGAGATCAGAGCGATGGTTTATTGAATGAGAAGTGGGAGTCTCTGGCTTTGTTGCCCGTGAACCCACTTAACCAGGGATCAGATGGCGAGTTCTACATTCTGTCGTTCTCGGACAATGATTTCATTACCCAGGATGGATACTTGAAAGGCGGAGAGTTCAGGTATAGCGATGCCAGTGGCTTCAGCTTGGAGAACCAGGCTCTGATCTTCAAGGTGAGGATCCCAAGAGGTGAGAGGCCTCTGATCGGATAA
- a CDS encoding uncharacterized protein (antiSMASH:Cluster_5), giving the protein MEDIKEKAEKMKEGVKETLLGVEDEVQTSDQTRSEFMEQAKKDEASGEYYMGQEEFVNAVAPAGEDYHKIKRDQYAILFQIADRQRKGRVSLADWTVFNNLLKKPDAEYEIAFRLFADPSSGLVDFNTFKDVYAKNKTASTIPFNWDSDWAKLYLGGKRHRHSMTYPQFAQMLRGLQGERVRQAFLHLDKKGEGYIEPEDFQRIIMETAAHKLSDHLLVNLPTLCNISPGSKISYANVRAFQNILREMDVVIMVIRNAVRKSSDGKITRVDFLNEATRVTRFSQFTPMEADILFHFASLDQPSGRLGLQDFDRVLDPSWHAKGIDPAEAVSDIAQKAVVKSTTFFHDVLVSAHHFALGSIAGAFGAFMVYPIDLVKTRMQNQRSSNVGQLLYKNSLDCASKVIRNEGARGLYSGVLPQLIGVAPEKAIKLTVNDIVRGKFTDIKTGDIKFWQEMVAGGSAGGCQVIFTNPLEIVKIRLQVQGEAIRAAAREGEQLKKRTAVWIVRNLGLTGLYKGASACLLRDIPFSAIYFPSYAHLKKDFFGESPTKKLGILQLLTAGAIAGMPAAYLTTPADVIKTRLQVEARKGDATYLNIRDCARKVFRDEGFKAFFKGGPARILRSSPQFGFTLAAYEVLQGLIPFPGEHDDKTSPRGSLEPITGASDRQAPLPHLRCRNALKIISDLDIGFGKVQAPQQGGLGWLPGRSQN; this is encoded by the exons ATGGAGGACATTAaggagaaggctgagaagatgaaggaggGTGTGAAGGAGACCTTACTCGGCGTCGAGGACGAGGTGCAGACCTCCGACCAGACGCGCAGCGAGTTTATGGAACAAGCCAAGAAGGATGAGGCCTCGGGCGAGTACTACATGGGCCAGGAAGAGTTTGTCAATGCCGTCGCACCAGCCGGCGAAGACTAC CACAAAATCAAGCGCGATCAGTACGCCATCCTCTTCCAGATCGCCGACCGTCAACGCAAGGGTCGCGTCTCCCTCGCTGACTGGACCGTCTTCAACAACTTGCTTAAGAAGCCAGATGCCGAGTACGAGATCGCTTTCCGCCTGTTCGCAGACCCAAGCAGCGGCTTGGTCGACTTCAACACGTTCAAGGATGTTTACGCGAAGAACAAGACTGCCAGCACCATCCCCTTCAACTGGGACAGTGACTGGGCAAAGCTGTATTTGGGTGGAAAGCGACACAGACACTCCATGACATACCCGCAGTTCGCACAGATGCTTCGCGGACTCCAAGGCGAGCGCGTTCGTCAAGCTTTCCTGCACCTCGACAAGAAGGGCGAGGGCTACATCGAGCCCGAAGACTTCCAGCGCATTATCATGGAGACTGCTGCGCACAAGCTCTCGGACCACCTTCTGGTCAACCTCCCCACCCTCTGCAACATCTCCCCAGGATCGAAGATCTCATACGCCAATGTGCGCGCTTTCCAGAACATCCTCCGCGAGATGGACGTTGTCATCATGGTTATTCGCAACGCAGTTCGCAAGTCAAGCGACGGCAAAATCACCCGTGTCGACTTCTTGAACGAGGCCACGCGCGTTACGCGCTTCTCGCAATTCACACCAATGGAGGCAGACATCCTGTTCCACTTCGCGTCGCTCGATCAGCCATCCGGACGTCTCGGCCTGCAAGACTTCGACCGCGTACTCGACCCCAGCTGGCACGCCAAGGGCATTGATCCTGCAGAAGCTGTCTCCGATATCGCACAGAAGGCAGTCGTGAAGTCGACAACTTTCTTCCACGATGTCCTCGTGTCAGCGCATCACTTCGCTCTCGGTTCTATTGCTGGTGCTTTCGGTGCCTTCATGGTGTACCCGATCGATCTGGTCAAGACGCGCATGCAGAATCAGCGCAGCTCGAATGTGGGTCAACTTCTCTACAAGAACAGTCTTGACTGCGCGTCCAAGGTCATTCGCAACGAGGGCGCGCGTGGCTTGTACTCTGGCGTTTTGCCGCAACTCATCGGTGTCGCACCTGAGAAGGCCATCAAGCTCACAGTCAACGACATCGTGCGCGGCAAGTTCACCGACATCAAGACTGGCGACATCAAGTTCTGGCAGGAGATGGTTGCTGGTGGTTCCGCTGGTGGTTGCCAAGTCATCTTCACGAACCCGCTCGAGATTGTCAAGATCCGTCTACAAGTGCAAGGTGAGGCCATACGTGCTGCGGCCCGCGAAGGCGAGCAGCTTAAGAAGCGCACCGCCGTGTGGATCGTCCGCAATCTTGGTCTGACTGGCCTGTACAAGGGCGCGTCGGCTTGCTTGCTGCGCGACATTCCCTTCTCTGCAATTTACTTCCCATCATACGCGCACTTGAAGAAGGACTTCTTCGGCGAGTCGCCAACCAAGAAGCTGGGCATCCTGCAACTGCTCACTGCTGGTGCCATCGCCGGTATGCCAGCTGCGTACTTGACCACACCCGCCGATGTCATCAAGACTCGTCTCCAAGTCGAAGCTCGCAAGGGTGACGCGACTTACCTCAACATTCGCGACTGCGCACGCAAAGTCTTCCGCGATGAAGGTTTCAAGGCTTTCTTCAAGGGCGGTCCAGCTCGTATCCTTCGGTCTTCGCCGCAGTTCGGTTTCACGCTCGCAGCATACGAAGTCCTCCAAGGTCTTATCCCATTCCCGGGCGAACACGATGACAAGACCTCGCCGCGTGGCTCTCTCGAGCCCATCACCGGTGCCTCAGATCGACAGGCACCTCTTCCACACTTGCGTTGCCGTAACGCTCTCAAGATCATCTCGGATCTCGACATTGGATTCGGCAAAGTTCAGGCACCACAGCAAGGCGGCCTCGGCTGGCTGCCCGGCCGTAGCCAGAACTAG